CTATGATTTCGATGCTTTTGGAAAGCAACATTCAGTTTTGGGTGGTGGCTTATCCGACGATCAATCCAAAGGAAAACCCGTTTTTCTTTCAAATGTTGGCAATCGCGGCAGAGCTTGAATTAAAGCATTTACGCGAACGGACAAAAGCGGGCCTGGCTGTCGCCAAAAGCAAAGGCGTGATTTTGGGTTGCAACGGAAAAGTTCTGGCTGAAAAAAACAAAAAAGCTGCAGATGACTTTGCGCTACACATGTCACCAGAACTCCTAAAAGCAAAAGCGGAAGGATTGAGTTTAAGAGCCACAGCGGAAAACTGGAATTATCGGCATATCCCGACAGCCAGGGGCAACGGCTGCCAATGGGATGCTACAACTGTGTATCATCTTTCAAAACGAATAGAACGAATTTCTAACAATCAAACTGTTTAATTTATGAAGCTCAAAAGTTGGTATTTAGTATTATTTATTTCTATGTTTTTTATCGCTTGTAAAAAAGATAAGCCGGAAGAAAAACAGGATAATACAGGCCCAAAGCTGACGACAGACATTTTAACTAAAGCAGGAAACGCGCAGCGTACATGGAGCTTGTTTATGATGGAGATTAAATATCTCAGTGCATCCGGCTCGGTGGATTCCACCTACACCAAAGGACCGATTTATAACTTAGCCAATGACGTGCATAATATACAATTCAGTATTGGTCGTGACATGGCGGGGCAACCGGACGCAAAAATCTCGACCCTCACAACAAGCCCGAATGTGCTGGATAGAGTATTTCCGGGCATAGGTAATTGGACGCTCAGTAATGACGGCAAGACGCTTACTTGTACTAAGTATACCGCAGTGCCACGGTGGGCCACAGGCGGCGACGGTGGCACGTTCAGCGTGGATTATAAAGACGAAGTGCTTGAACCTTTGTTTCCCGAAAACAAAGCTTTGGGCCTGAAAATAAAGCAGCCTTTGCCGAACAATCGCAAAGCCGAAGCCTCTTTCATCTTCTCAAGCAGATAAAATATTACTTACTTACCCGCTTTTATACCGTACCCTTTATCATCAGTCTTTTAAGATAGACCGCCCACGCCAGGGCGGTTTTTTGTTTTACCTACCTAAATCCTTTTGTTTATTTTGCTCTTGAGATTGCTTTAACTGTTGTAAAAGAATTTCCCGATCACGCTGCTTCTTACCCATTTTAAGCCCGTGTGCATAGTCACTGCTTTTATCCAGGGATTTCTCAAGCTGCTGAATTAGCCCCGGTTCATGCTCGGCTAATAGATAGCCGTTATTAAAACCTTTCAAGTATTCTGGCGTTGCGTCTTTTTCTTCCATGTTTAGAAAGTGTTTTTAGCGTGTTTCTCCCAAAATTCATTGATTGATTCAGCGTCGTAAGCAATGGGTTTAATATCGGGTTGACTAAAGCGGATTTTGCCTTCATCCCGATATTTTTGAAGTGTGGTTTTGCTTGAGATTTGTAGCCTCTTCATCGCTTCCTCAGCGGATATCCACTTGTCTTCTTTTTTGCCATTTCTTTCCTTGATATGGGTAATCACTTTATCAATAAGGGCATAAAATGCGGAATCTTCCAGGCAGATGACTTCCATCGGTAGGTTTTTGGTATCCGAAAATAAAAAATTTTGAGCGCTACAAAACAGGTGTAATCACGGTATTTGAGTAGCCAAAATGTTGTACTTATGTTGTACCCAAGAAAAAAGCCGGATCAAAATGACCCGGCTTCAAAAACGTCTTAAAACGACAAAACCCGCTACCAGAGCGGGTTTTAATGTGGTGCCCAGAACAGGAATCGAACCTGCACTACCTTGCGATAACCAGATTTTGAGTCTAGCGCGTCTACCAGTTCCGCCATCTGGGCTTTTCCTTCTAAAGAACCTGCTTTACCGCTTTAAAATCAAAGACTTATAGTCAGTAACCCACGTCCTTCAAATGGGATGCAATATTACGGAATTGGAAATTCCCCGCCAAAATGTAAGGCGATATTTTTTAAAGAAAAAGACGCCGGTGAAAATCAGCCGCGTTTTTCAATAGTTTTGTTCAGCATTTAATCGTAATGGAAACAACCACTGAAGTCCTGCAACTGCGCCCTTACCTGTTCACAATAGCCTACAGCATGCTTGGTGAAATTGAGGAAGCTGAAGATATTGTTCAGGATATCTACGAAAAATGGCTCGCAATCGACAACGTAAAGGAGCCGAAAGCCTATATGGCCCGCATGGTGGTTAACAAAAGTATAAAACGTCTGAATGAAATGAGGGTGCTCCGGGAAACCTATACCGGCACCTGGCTGCCTGAACCATTTATTACTACTGAAGTTCCTGAATCGCCCACCATTGAATACGGCCTGCTTTTTTTATTGGAACGGCTCAACCCGGTTGAACGGGCAATATTCATTTTACGGGAAAGCTTTAGGGAAGAATACAGTTACATTGCCGAGCTCACCGGGCTCTCGATGGACAATTGCCGCCAAACCCTGCATCGCACATACGATAAACTGGGCCGCAGCCCAAAACTTCCGGTTGATACTGAAAAACACAATGCACTTATTGAGGCTTTCCTGGTGTCTATGTTGAACCAGGACCGGTCTTCCCTGGAACAGATCCTCCGCAGCGATATCGAACTCTTTGGTGATGGCGGTGGCAAACGCAGTACCGCGCTTAAGCCGCTGTTTGGCTTTGAGAAAGTGCAAAAGTTCTTATTGGGCGTAATGCAGTTGCCCGAAAACCAGGGCGATGTATATGAGTTTATGCCCGCCTATGTGAACGGAGTACCAGCAGCGCTGCTACTCCGTAAGGCGGATAAAGTATTGGATTCAATTACTTATTTCGTACATGACGACAGGTTGATTTCCCGCTTACTGTTTGTTCGTAATCCGGATAAATTAAAGTTCAGAAACCCATAGCCAATGACTATTATGCATGCTGGCTTTTTCGCATTTTGGCAATATCGCATAACCTGTCTGAATGTACATTAAGCCCAATGTTCCCGATATTATAATAAAACTCAGTGGCTACTATCCAAACGATCTCACAGATAGAACGTTCATCATAATGTTTTGCCAGCTTATTAAATAACTCCTGTTCCATTTTACGGTCACGGGTAAGCCTGGTTACAAAATCCAGTAACACTTTTTCTTTTTCTGAAAATCGGCTGCTTGCCTGATAGTCACCCAGCTCATCGAATTTCGCCTGGTCCATAGAACCCGCGATTGTTTTTGACCGGCCGATATCAATACAAAAATGACAAACATTTATTTCAGCCACTTTCTGCCGGACAAGCATTACCTCTTCGGCCGGCAATTGCAGTTTGCCATCCAGCTGGTTAATTTTTCCTGAGAATGATGCAAAACTAAGCGGCATCCTGGCAGCCATTACTTTTAATGGCGTCATTACCTTGCCAAACTTCTTTCTGGAATAGAAATAAATAAATCTCGCCAACAGGCCTTTCGGCTTTTCAATAGGTGTAAGAAACGGTGCGTCCATAATTTTAAGATTTGTTCTTACCTATGATCCGGCAGTGCTTTTTTTGTGACAGGGATTTTTTAGGAAAATGGTGTTTGGGTAATCTACAATCGTTAACGTATAGTTAACACATTTACTAATCATTGATTATCAGCGACTAACAAGCTAAGTGTTTCTTATTATACCCAAACACATTAATCAGGTAATTTTCACTGATAACAATTCAACTGTATATTGAAAAAAAATACCATCATCATGGGACTTGTTGAAAAAAGAGCTATTAAAAGTTTCCAGGACACTAAATTTCCCGAACTGGAAAAAGAGATCAACTCTATTGCCGGTTATCCTATTGAGTTTTCCGTTGAATGGGACACACTTGCTGCCCCTGACTATGCCGACAGGTACGAAGAGTACTTCACTGACATTTATTTCAAACCTATTATCGAAACTTTCAAATTCATTGCTGCTGATGACATGGGTAAAGAGGCCCTGAAAGAAATTCTGAAAAAAATTCACATCAAAAATGATGGCACTGTAACTTCCGAA
The Niastella koreensis GR20-10 genome window above contains:
- a CDS encoding sigma factor, with protein sequence METTTEVLQLRPYLFTIAYSMLGEIEEAEDIVQDIYEKWLAIDNVKEPKAYMARMVVNKSIKRLNEMRVLRETYTGTWLPEPFITTEVPESPTIEYGLLFLLERLNPVERAIFILRESFREEYSYIAELTGLSMDNCRQTLHRTYDKLGRSPKLPVDTEKHNALIEAFLVSMLNQDRSSLEQILRSDIELFGDGGGKRSTALKPLFGFEKVQKFLLGVMQLPENQGDVYEFMPAYVNGVPAALLLRKADKVLDSITYFVHDDRLISRLLFVRNPDKLKFRNP
- a CDS encoding carboxymuconolactone decarboxylase family protein; protein product: MDAPFLTPIEKPKGLLARFIYFYSRKKFGKVMTPLKVMAARMPLSFASFSGKINQLDGKLQLPAEEVMLVRQKVAEINVCHFCIDIGRSKTIAGSMDQAKFDELGDYQASSRFSEKEKVLLDFVTRLTRDRKMEQELFNKLAKHYDERSICEIVWIVATEFYYNIGNIGLNVHSDRLCDIAKMRKSQHA
- a CDS encoding recombinase family protein, whose protein sequence is MKIPAVEYHRVSRERQSEEGYGLDASKADIHSFLMSHDKYEVHKVFVEVECGDRNNRPELAKALNYCKRHKAVLLVAKLDRLSRRVSMISMLLESNIQFWVVAYPTINPKENPFFFQMLAIAAELELKHLRERTKAGLAVAKSKGVILGCNGKVLAEKNKKAADDFALHMSPELLKAKAEGLSLRATAENWNYRHIPTARGNGCQWDATTVYHLSKRIERISNNQTV
- a CDS encoding helix-turn-helix domain-containing protein produces the protein MEVICLEDSAFYALIDKVITHIKERNGKKEDKWISAEEAMKRLQISSKTTLQKYRDEGKIRFSQPDIKPIAYDAESINEFWEKHAKNTF